In one Butyrivibrio proteoclasticus B316 genomic region, the following are encoded:
- the larB gene encoding nickel pincer cofactor biosynthesis protein LarB, producing the protein MEEKELLELLEAVKKGETNVQDAVLKLRQAPFEDMGFARPDTHRGLRQGAAEVIFGQGKTPEQNLMIAEKLLEKGQKSVLITRMSQEAANYFTDNKKKEIEFTYDSYCKIGIAGEQIDPEKGVGKIVIATGGTSDIPVAEEAGKTAEIMGNKVVRLYDVGVAGIHRLLEKHAMDEIMSANVIIAIAGMEGALASVVGGLADCPVIAVPTSVGYGASFGGLSALLSMLNSCASGVSVVNIDNGFGAGYLASMINKK; encoded by the coding sequence ATGGAAGAAAAAGAATTACTAGAGCTTTTAGAAGCAGTAAAAAAGGGCGAGACTAACGTGCAGGATGCAGTGCTTAAGTTAAGACAGGCGCCTTTTGAAGATATGGGCTTTGCAAGGCCTGATACGCACAGAGGCTTGAGACAGGGAGCTGCGGAGGTCATCTTCGGACAGGGCAAGACTCCTGAGCAGAATCTGATGATCGCAGAAAAGCTTTTGGAGAAAGGGCAGAAGAGCGTCCTTATCACCAGAATGTCTCAGGAAGCAGCAAACTATTTTACGGATAATAAGAAAAAAGAGATTGAGTTTACCTACGATTCTTATTGTAAGATAGGCATTGCGGGAGAGCAGATAGATCCTGAAAAGGGAGTTGGCAAGATAGTAATAGCTACAGGCGGAACGAGCGATATTCCTGTTGCAGAGGAAGCCGGCAAGACTGCGGAAATCATGGGAAACAAGGTCGTAAGGTTATACGATGTAGGTGTTGCCGGGATTCACAGACTTCTTGAGAAACACGCGATGGATGAGATCATGAGTGCCAATGTTATCATTGCGATAGCAGGTATGGAGGGAGCTCTCGCCAGCGTAGTTGGAGGACTTGCGGACTGTCCTGTTATTGCGGTTCCTACAAGTGTGGGCTATGGTGCTTCTTTTGGCGGATTGTCAGCTCTTTTATCGATGCTCAATTCATGTGCAAGCGGAGTCAGCGTTGTCAACATTGACAATGGCTTTGGGGCAGGCTACCTTGCCAGCATGATCAACAAGAAATAA
- a CDS encoding 4Fe-4S dicluster domain-containing protein gives MVTNDESMNRFKHKIMEEVCRLEWEGHNDQEHIEQLVLKTIPGPKPEYRCCIYKEREIVRQRINLAMAKNPTYNPDSNNIVQVIDPACDECPISAYSVTDNCRFCMGKACLNSCAFGAISPGDTHMHIDPAKCKECGKCAAACPYSAIVHLERPCKKACPVGAITYDEYGYCKIDEDKCIQCGHCIHSCPFAAIGSKTFLVDIIKEIKAGKEVIAMCAPATEGQFGEDISMASIREGLKKLGFADMIEVGLGGDMTAAYESEEWAEAYKEGKKMTTSCCPAFINMLKKHFPEQYENNMSSTISPMCAISRYMKATHPGCVTVFIGPCIAKKSEAQDKSVKDNADYVVTYGELRALMRSKGVKFEPVADDYQESSIWGKRFAGSGGVAKAVIECMQERGLETGDIKLLAAHGGLECKKALILLKMGKLPEDFIEGMVCPGGCVGGPSKHRGIGEITKAREQLLSKADDRKVLENIKNYPMDKFSMHRDGHM, from the coding sequence ATGGTAACGAATGACGAAAGTATGAACCGCTTCAAACACAAGATCATGGAGGAAGTATGCCGCCTGGAATGGGAGGGGCATAACGACCAGGAGCACATTGAACAGCTTGTGCTCAAAACAATACCGGGTCCTAAGCCTGAGTATAGATGCTGCATCTATAAGGAAAGGGAAATTGTAAGACAGAGGATTAATCTGGCAATGGCCAAGAATCCGACTTACAATCCTGATTCTAATAACATAGTGCAGGTTATTGATCCTGCCTGTGATGAATGTCCTATTTCTGCATATTCAGTAACTGATAACTGCAGATTCTGTATGGGTAAGGCCTGCCTTAATTCATGTGCTTTTGGAGCTATATCACCCGGTGATACGCATATGCACATAGATCCGGCCAAGTGTAAGGAATGTGGTAAATGCGCAGCAGCCTGTCCTTATTCAGCTATTGTTCATCTGGAAAGACCTTGCAAGAAGGCCTGCCCTGTCGGAGCAATCACCTACGATGAATATGGCTACTGCAAGATTGATGAAGATAAGTGCATTCAGTGTGGCCACTGTATCCACAGCTGTCCGTTTGCCGCAATTGGCAGTAAGACCTTCCTTGTTGATATTATCAAGGAGATTAAAGCGGGAAAAGAGGTCATTGCCATGTGTGCGCCTGCTACAGAGGGACAGTTTGGTGAAGACATCTCAATGGCATCCATCAGAGAGGGACTTAAGAAGCTTGGCTTTGCGGATATGATAGAGGTAGGTCTTGGCGGAGATATGACAGCTGCCTATGAGTCCGAGGAGTGGGCTGAGGCTTACAAGGAAGGCAAGAAGATGACTACTTCCTGTTGCCCTGCTTTTATCAATATGTTAAAAAAGCACTTCCCTGAGCAATATGAGAACAACATGTCATCTACAATATCGCCTATGTGCGCAATTTCCAGATATATGAAGGCAACTCATCCAGGCTGTGTCACAGTATTTATAGGGCCGTGCATTGCCAAGAAGTCTGAAGCTCAGGATAAATCAGTCAAAGATAATGCAGATTATGTTGTAACTTACGGAGAACTTCGAGCGCTCATGAGGTCTAAGGGAGTTAAATTTGAACCTGTAGCTGATGATTATCAGGAATCATCGATCTGGGGCAAACGCTTTGCCGGAAGCGGCGGAGTTGCCAAGGCAGTTATCGAGTGTATGCAGGAGAGAGGCTTGGAAACAGGGGATATCAAGCTTCTTGCAGCACATGGAGGCCTTGAGTGTAAAAAGGCTCTTATTCTTCTCAAGATGGGCAAGCTTCCTGAGGACTTCATTGAAGGAATGGTTTGCCCTGGAGGCTGCGTAGGAGGTCCATCCAAGCACAGAGGAATCGGCGAGATTACTAAGGCAAGGGAGCAGCTGCTTTCCAAGGCGGATGACAGAAAAGTTTTGGAGAACATCAAGAACTATCCTATGGATAAATTTTCAATGCACAGGGATGGTCATATGTAA
- a CDS encoding ABC transporter ATP-binding protein has product MIIEIKEVSKAYGENKVLDNFSLNIEDEHSYVITGKEGCGKTTLMRLILKLETPDAGKVGLLGDYKYPFINAGVVFQDDRLVESLNAITNVTMVSKKIFRETVAEELLKFLPEEALTVPVKKLSESQRRIVQIIRACAIPSDVLIMDEPFLGIDRETKLKLIPYIRNAQGKGSLTIFTRDTTDLDFARIITL; this is encoded by the coding sequence ATGATAATTGAAATTAAGGAAGTTTCCAAAGCCTACGGAGAAAACAAGGTTTTGGATAACTTCAGCTTGAATATAGAGGATGAGCATTCCTACGTGATCACAGGAAAAGAGGGATGTGGCAAGACAACTCTCATGAGGCTTATCCTTAAGCTTGAAACTCCGGATGCAGGAAAAGTTGGGCTACTGGGGGATTATAAGTACCCTTTTATAAATGCAGGAGTTGTTTTTCAGGATGACAGGCTGGTTGAGAGCCTGAATGCGATCACAAATGTGACTATGGTCAGCAAGAAAATATTCAGAGAAACTGTGGCGGAAGAGCTTCTTAAATTCCTGCCGGAGGAAGCTCTCACAGTACCGGTAAAAAAGCTGTCAGAAAGCCAGCGCAGAATTGTACAGATAATAAGAGCCTGTGCTATTCCAAGTGACGTTCTCATTATGGATGAGCCATTTCTTGGAATTGATCGCGAGACTAAGCTCAAACTTATTCCGTACATCAGAAACGCTCAGGGCAAGGGCTCGCTGACGATATTTACAAGAGATACAACTGATCTGGATTTCGCACGGATCATAACACTGTGA